The nucleotide window GGCGCTGGTCGAGATGGGAGCGCAGGTGCGGGAGTGGCGGTTGCACGCCCGCACCGGGATGAGCCTGAACGACCTCGCCGACTGGATCAATCCGGTCGTGCGGGGCTGGATCAACTACTACGGCCGGTTCTACCGGTCGAAGCTGTATCCCCTCCTGCAGCGCATCAACACCTACCTGATGCGCTGGGCTGGCAAGAAATACAAGCGGTTACGCGCCTACCGGCGCTTCACCAGTTGGTGGTTCGGGATCGTCGATCGAAACCCCGAGCTGTTTACCCACTGGCGATTGGTGCGCACGTTCGCAGGATTGCGATGAGACGAGCGGAGTGACGGGAGACTGTCACGCTCCGTTCTGTGGGAGCCCGGGGGTGAGATTCCCCCGGGCCACCCGGCGGTGCAGGGGGTGGAGGGTCCGGACCGGGAGCTGTGGGACGCCGGCGAGGTGGTCGGCCATCTGGTCGCGGAGGGCAGCATGTTCGCGTTCCTGGCCGAGCACCGCGGCGAGGTGTTCCCCGAC belongs to Actinomycetota bacterium and includes:
- a CDS encoding group II intron maturase-specific domain-containing protein, coding for ALVEMGAQVREWRLHARTGMSLNDLADWINPVVRGWINYYGRFYRSKLYPLLQRINTYLMRWAGKKYKRLRAYRRFTSWWFGIVDRNPELFTHWRLVRTFAGLR